Proteins from a single region of Oscillatoria sp. FACHB-1406:
- the thiD gene encoding bifunctional hydroxymethylpyrimidine kinase/phosphomethylpyrimidine kinase, protein MIPVALTIAGSDSGGGAGVQADLRTFAFHCVHGTSALTCVTAQNTLGVTRVEALPVEVVTAQIEAVASDIGVQAAKTGMLLEAEIIEAVAQQVERWNFKQLVVDPVMVSRTGAQLIDDRAIATLRSTLLPQAAIATPNRYEAQILSGTEIETLEQMKTAAEMIQQFGAAAVLVKGGGMSGELRGVDVWFDGEHLEVLKTETIQTNHTHGTGCTLSAAIAANLALSYEPLTAVRRAKNYVTVALKHSLALGKGTGPVGHFFPLLQGERTPFSG, encoded by the coding sequence ATGATTCCAGTTGCTTTAACGATCGCGGGTTCCGATAGCGGCGGCGGTGCGGGGGTCCAAGCCGACTTACGGACGTTTGCGTTCCACTGCGTCCACGGAACCAGCGCTCTGACCTGCGTCACGGCGCAAAATACCCTTGGCGTAACCCGGGTCGAAGCGTTACCCGTTGAAGTCGTTACGGCTCAAATTGAGGCGGTAGCGAGCGATATTGGCGTGCAAGCAGCGAAGACGGGAATGCTGCTCGAGGCAGAGATTATCGAAGCCGTCGCGCAGCAGGTCGAACGGTGGAATTTTAAGCAGTTGGTGGTAGATCCGGTGATGGTTTCGCGAACGGGGGCGCAATTGATTGACGATCGCGCGATCGCCACCCTGAGAAGCACTTTACTTCCCCAAGCCGCGATTGCCACGCCGAATCGCTACGAAGCGCAAATTTTGAGCGGTACGGAAATTGAAACCCTCGAACAGATGAAAACCGCCGCCGAAATGATTCAGCAATTCGGTGCAGCAGCGGTACTCGTGAAAGGGGGAGGGATGAGTGGGGAATTACGAGGCGTAGATGTATGGTTCGACGGCGAGCATTTGGAAGTGCTAAAAACAGAAACCATACAGACGAACCATACTCACGGAACCGGCTGTACTTTAAGTGCCGCGATCGCTGCTAATCTCGCTTTAAGTTACGAACCGCTAACAGCCGTTCGTCGCGCCAAAAACTATGTTACCGTTGCTCTGAAGCATTCCTTAGCCTTGGGGAAAGGAACCGGACCGGTGGGTCATTTTTTTCCGCTGCTGCAAGGCGAACGCACCCCCTTTTCCGGCTGA
- the ftsZ gene encoding cell division protein FtsZ, with protein MTHNSKLGQNPSYGEHPEPPPVAATVENNYSFSSTGLSFPPSSDPREMHRETLRGDNIVPSNIAKIKVIGVGGGGCNAVNRMIASNVTGVEFWAINTDAQALAMSAAPKRLQIGQKLTRGLGAGGNPSIGQKAAEESREEIAQALENTDLVFITSGMGGGTGTGAAPIVAEVAKEMGCLTVGIVTRPFTFEGRRRTTQAEEGVSALQGRVDTLIIIPNNKLLEVIAPETPVQQAFLVADDTLRQGVQGISDIIIIPGLVNVDFADVRAVMADAGSALMGIGTGSGKSRAREAAIMAISSPLLESSIEGAKGVVFNITGGSDLTLHEVNTAAETIYETVDPNANIIFGAVIDEKMQGEIRITAIATGFSGEGEPNPPTARAIPTQTRSSVPSPTPPPPVARPITPDPTANAEDPSGLGLDIPEFLRKRRGFPRR; from the coding sequence ATGACACATAATAGTAAACTAGGGCAGAACCCTTCTTATGGGGAGCATCCAGAACCCCCTCCTGTGGCAGCCACCGTGGAAAACAACTATTCATTTAGCAGTACGGGACTTTCATTCCCTCCGAGCAGCGATCCTCGAGAAATGCACCGGGAAACCCTGCGCGGCGATAATATCGTCCCCAGTAATATCGCTAAAATTAAAGTCATCGGCGTTGGTGGGGGAGGATGCAACGCGGTCAACCGCATGATTGCCAGCAACGTCACGGGCGTAGAGTTTTGGGCGATTAATACCGATGCTCAAGCCTTAGCCATGAGTGCTGCCCCCAAACGCTTGCAAATCGGTCAGAAGTTGACGCGCGGTTTAGGGGCGGGCGGCAATCCTTCCATCGGTCAAAAAGCCGCAGAAGAGTCGCGCGAAGAGATTGCCCAAGCTCTAGAAAATACGGATTTGGTGTTTATTACCTCCGGGATGGGCGGCGGGACGGGAACGGGAGCCGCCCCCATCGTAGCCGAAGTGGCAAAGGAAATGGGCTGCTTGACGGTGGGAATTGTGACGCGCCCGTTTACATTTGAAGGTCGCCGCCGCACCACGCAAGCCGAGGAAGGGGTTTCGGCGCTCCAAGGTCGAGTCGATACGTTGATTATTATCCCCAACAATAAGTTGCTGGAAGTGATTGCACCGGAAACGCCGGTTCAGCAAGCCTTTTTGGTGGCGGACGATACGCTGCGACAAGGAGTGCAGGGGATTTCCGATATTATTATTATTCCCGGTTTGGTGAACGTGGACTTTGCCGACGTGCGCGCGGTAATGGCAGATGCGGGATCGGCGTTGATGGGAATCGGCACGGGATCGGGCAAGTCGCGAGCGCGAGAAGCCGCAATTATGGCTATTTCTTCGCCCCTGTTGGAATCGTCGATTGAAGGGGCAAAAGGCGTGGTGTTTAATATTACGGGCGGCAGCGATTTGACGCTGCACGAAGTGAATACAGCCGCCGAGACGATTTATGAAACGGTGGATCCCAATGCCAATATTATTTTTGGTGCGGTGATCGATGAGAAGATGCAAGGAGAAATTCGGATTACCGCGATCGCGACCGGATTTAGCGGCGAAGGCGAACCCAACCCCCCCACCGCCCGCGCCATCCCAACTCAAACGCGATCCTCGGTTCCTTCTCCAACGCCGCCCCCTCCCGTCGCCCGCCCCATCACTCCCGATCCTACGGCTAATGCTGAAGATCCGAGCGGGCTGGGATTGGATATTCCCGAATTTCTGCGGAAGCGTAGAGGTTTCCCCCGACGCTAG
- a CDS encoding FtsQ-type POTRA domain-containing protein encodes MTSIGSVSPHDLKARRAQLKRRRQLKLLQAFWRLLLVSGMAGGLTWGLTQLNWTIERPEQIAIEGNQLLSPTAIRTLLRLSYPQPLWQVRPQVLSQQMESAPPIAEATVTRKLLPPGLTVTVKERQPVARVLDSRSQQETGFLDERGIFLPEGNYAQLLAEASLPELQALGIDDSLRLAWPEIYQAVRNSPVQIFALDFRNRSNSILTTELGIVHLGQYQSGTPRLTKQLEMLAQMRELPTRLKTSRLAYIDLTNPDFPTVQLR; translated from the coding sequence TTGACCAGCATTGGCTCAGTCTCTCCCCACGACCTCAAAGCCCGTCGCGCGCAACTCAAACGCCGTCGGCAGTTAAAATTGCTGCAAGCTTTCTGGAGATTGCTCTTGGTTAGCGGCATGGCAGGCGGGTTAACCTGGGGACTCACCCAGCTAAATTGGACGATAGAGCGTCCCGAACAAATCGCCATTGAAGGCAACCAACTGCTCTCGCCGACAGCGATTCGCACTCTACTGCGCCTATCCTATCCTCAACCCCTTTGGCAGGTTCGACCGCAAGTTCTCAGCCAGCAAATGGAGTCTGCCCCTCCCATCGCCGAAGCAACGGTTACGCGCAAACTTCTGCCCCCCGGCTTAACCGTCACGGTTAAAGAACGGCAGCCCGTCGCGCGCGTCCTCGATTCCCGCAGCCAGCAAGAAACAGGCTTTTTAGACGAACGAGGAATATTTCTACCCGAAGGCAATTACGCCCAGCTTTTAGCAGAAGCTAGCCTCCCGGAACTTCAAGCACTGGGAATCGATGACTCGTTAAGGTTAGCTTGGCCGGAAATTTATCAAGCGGTTCGGAACTCTCCGGTTCAAATTTTCGCCCTCGACTTTCGCAATCGGAGTAACTCAATTCTCACAACCGAATTGGGGATCGTTCATTTGGGTCAATATCAGTCCGGTACGCCGCGTTTGACGAAACAATTAGAAATGCTCGCTCAAATGCGCGAACTCCCAACTCGCCTTAAAACTTCTCGCCTTGCCTACATCGACCTAACGAATCCCGATTTTCCAACCGTGCAGTTGCGCTAA